The genomic region GACGCCAAGCGGGCGAACGGCGAGAAGCTCGGTCCGCTGGCCGGCGTTCCCCTGGCGCTGAAGGACATCTTCACCACCGAGGGCGTCCCGACCACCGTCGGCTCGAAGATCCTCGAAGGCTGGATCCCGCCGTACGACGCGACCGTCACGAAGCGCCTCAAGGCCGCCGACGTCGTCATCCTCGGCAAGACCAACATGGACGAGTTCGCCATGGGGTCGTCGACGGAGAACAGCGCCTACGGACCCACCGGCAACCCCTGGGACCTCACCCGGATCCCCGGCGGCTCCGGCGGCGGCTCGTCCGCCGCGCTTGCCGCGTACGAGGCCCCGCTCGCCATCGGTACGGACACCGGCGGTTCCATCCGCCAGCCCGCTGCCGTCACCGGCACCGTCGGGGTCAAGCCGACCTACGGCGGGGTCTCCCGCTACGGCATGGTGGCGTTCTCGTCCTCCCTCGACCAGGGCGGTCCCTGCGCCCGTACGGTGCTGGACGCGGCCCTGCTGCACGAGGCCATCGCCGGGCACGACCCGCTCGACTCGACCTCCATCGACGCCCCGGTCCCGCCGGTCGTCGAGGCCGCGCGCAACGGCTCGGTCGCCGGGCTGCGGGTCGGCGTCGTCAAGCAGTTCCGCGGCGAGGGCTACCAGGCCGGGGTCATCCAGCGCTTCGACGAGTCGGTCGAGCTCCTCAAGGGGCTCGGCGCCGACATCGTGGAGCTGGACTGCCCCTCGTTCGACCTGGCTCTTTCGGCCTACTACCTGATCGCCCCGTCGGAGTGCAGCTCCAACCTGGCCCGCTTCGACGCCATGCGGTACGGCCTGCGGGTGGGCGACGACGGCACGAAGTCCGCCGAGGACGTCACCGCGCTCTCCCGCGAGGCCGGTTTCGGCGACGAGGTCAAGCGCCGCGTCATCCTCGGTACGTACGCGCTCAGCTCCGGCTACTACGACGCGTACTACGGCAGCGCCCAGAAGGTCCGCACGCTCATCACGCGGGACTTCGAGAAGGCATTCGAGCAGGTCGACGTGATCGTTTCGCCGACCACGCCCACCACCGCCTTCCCGATCGGTGAGCGCGCCGACGACCCGATGGCGATGTACCTCGCCGACCTGTGCACCATTCCGACCAACCTGGCCGGCAACTCCGCCATGTCGCTGCCCTGCGGCCTGGCCCCGGAGGACGGGCTGCCGGTCGGCCTGCAGATCATCGCCCCCGCCATGAAGGACGACCGTCTGTACAAGGTCGGGGCCGCCGTCGAGGCCGCCTTCGTGGAAAAGTGGGGACACCCGCTGCTTGAGGAGGCTCCGTCGTTGTGAGTGCTGTGAGCAAGGCCAAGGGATTCAAGAAGTCCAAGGCCGGTACGTACCTGTCCATCGGAACCACCGCCTTCGGTGCGCTGAGCGTGGTCAAGCAGGCCAAGCAGGCCCGTACCGAGAACGACACGCTCCGTCTGGTCGACGCCGTCGTCTCCGCCGCCGCCATCGCCACCGGCATCGCTCTGCTCCTGCGTGAGCTGAAGCGCCTGGGCGACGACGACGTCCTGCTGGGCTGAGAGGGAAAGTCTCATCGTGACCGTCACTGAACTCGCGTCGTACGAGGAAGCCCTCACGACGTACGACCCCGTCATGGGCCTTGAGGTCCATGTCGAACTCGGCACCAGGACCAAGATGTTCTGCGGCTGCTCGACCGAGCTGGGTGCCGAGCCCAACTCGCAGACCTGCCCCACCTGTCTGGGTCTGCCGGGCTCGCTGCCGGTCGTCAACGCGATCGGCGTCGAGTCGGCCATCAAGATCGGCCTCGCGCTGAACTGCGAGATCGCCGAGTGGTGCCGCTTCGCCCGGAAGAACTACTTCTATCCGGACATGCCGAAGAACTTCCAGACCTCGCAGTACGACGAGCCGATCGCCTTCAACGGCTATCTGGACGTCCAGCTGGAGGACGGCGAGACCTTCCGGGTGCAGATCGAGCGCGCCCACATGGAGGAGGACACCGGAAAGTCGCTGCACGTCGGCGGCGCCACCGGCCGTATCCACGGCGCGTCCCACTCGCTGCTCGACTACAACCGCGCGGGCATCCCGCTCATCGAGATCGTCACCAAGCCGATCGAGGGTGCCGGGGAGCGTGCCCCCGAGGTCGCCAAGGCGTACGTCGCCGAGCTGCGCGAACTCATCAAGGCGCTCGGCGTCTCCGAGGCCCGGATGGAAATGGGCCAGATGCGCTGCGACGTGAACCTGTCGCTGCGTCTGCACGGTGTCGAGAAGCTCGGCACCCGCTCGGAGACGAAGAACGTCAACTCGCTGCGTTCGGTGGAGCGCGCCGCCCGCTACGAGATCCAGCGCCACGCCGCGGTGCTGAACTCCGGCGGTTCGATCGTGCAGGAGACCCGGCACTTCCACGAGGAGGACGGCTCCACCACGGCCGGCCGCATCAAGGACAACGCCGAGGACTACCGCTACTTCCCGGAGCCCGACCTGGTCCCGGTCGCGCCCGCGCGCGACTGGGTCGAGGAGCTGCGAGCCGAGCTGCCCGAGCTGCCGCGCGTACGCCGTAACCGGCTGCGTGAGGAGTGGGGCGTCTCCGAGTTCGACATGCAGTCGATTCTCAACGCCGGTGCGATCGAGCCGATCGTCGCGACGATCGACGCGGGCGCCCCGTCCGACCAGGCCCGCAAGTGGTGGATGGGCGAGCTGGCCCGCAACGCCAACGAGACCGGCCGTGAGCTCGCGGCGCTGCCGATCACGCCCGAGCAGGTCGCCCGGGTGGCTGCGCTCGTCGCGGCGGGCGACCTCAACGACAAGCTGGCCCGCCAGGTCATCGACGGCGTGCTCGCCGGTGAGGGCGGCCCGGACGAGGTCGTGGAGAAGCGCGGTCTGAAGGTCGTCTCGGACGACGGCGCGCTCGGCGCGGCCGTGGACGAGGCGATCGCCTCCAACGCGGCGATCGCCGACAAGATCCGCAGCGGGAAGGTGGCCGCGGCCGGTGCGCTCGTGGGCGCCGTCATGAAGGCCACCCGGGGTCAGGCGGACGCGGCACGGGTGCGCGAGCTGATCCTGGAGAAGCTCGGCGCCGAGGGCTGACGCCTCAGGACAACGGGGGCAGGCCCCCGTTGTCCCCAATCGCCGGACGGGCTTGATTTCAAGCGCGTCCGGCGATTTTCAGCCTCTCCGGCGTTTGGAGCGGGGCCCGGGGCGGAGCCCCGGTCACGGGAACGGGCGGGGAGGGGAAAAGCTCCGCGCAGCGGCCCACCCCCCCCCACACATCTCCGGAGCACCCGCTGAACACCATCGCCGCCGAGACCCTCTCCGTAGCCCTGCTGCTCGGCGTACTCGCTTTCGCCGTCGCCCGTCCCCAGGGCCGCCCCGAAGCCGCCGCGGCCGTCCCTGCGGCCGTGATCGTCGTAGCTGTCGGAGCCGTCCCGCTCTCCGACGCGTGGGACCAGATCCGCACCCTGCTCCCGGTCGTGGGCTTCCTCGCCGCCGTACTCGTACTC from Streptomyces sp. NBC_01267 harbors:
- the gatA gene encoding Asp-tRNA(Asn)/Glu-tRNA(Gln) amidotransferase subunit GatA, giving the protein MTDINIIKLTAAEIAEKIASGELTAVEVTEAHLARIAAVDEKVHAFLHVDREGALAQARAVDAKRANGEKLGPLAGVPLALKDIFTTEGVPTTVGSKILEGWIPPYDATVTKRLKAADVVILGKTNMDEFAMGSSTENSAYGPTGNPWDLTRIPGGSGGGSSAALAAYEAPLAIGTDTGGSIRQPAAVTGTVGVKPTYGGVSRYGMVAFSSSLDQGGPCARTVLDAALLHEAIAGHDPLDSTSIDAPVPPVVEAARNGSVAGLRVGVVKQFRGEGYQAGVIQRFDESVELLKGLGADIVELDCPSFDLALSAYYLIAPSECSSNLARFDAMRYGLRVGDDGTKSAEDVTALSREAGFGDEVKRRVILGTYALSSGYYDAYYGSAQKVRTLITRDFEKAFEQVDVIVSPTTPTTAFPIGERADDPMAMYLADLCTIPTNLAGNSAMSLPCGLAPEDGLPVGLQIIAPAMKDDRLYKVGAAVEAAFVEKWGHPLLEEAPSL
- the gatB gene encoding Asp-tRNA(Asn)/Glu-tRNA(Gln) amidotransferase subunit GatB, whose amino-acid sequence is MTVTELASYEEALTTYDPVMGLEVHVELGTRTKMFCGCSTELGAEPNSQTCPTCLGLPGSLPVVNAIGVESAIKIGLALNCEIAEWCRFARKNYFYPDMPKNFQTSQYDEPIAFNGYLDVQLEDGETFRVQIERAHMEEDTGKSLHVGGATGRIHGASHSLLDYNRAGIPLIEIVTKPIEGAGERAPEVAKAYVAELRELIKALGVSEARMEMGQMRCDVNLSLRLHGVEKLGTRSETKNVNSLRSVERAARYEIQRHAAVLNSGGSIVQETRHFHEEDGSTTAGRIKDNAEDYRYFPEPDLVPVAPARDWVEELRAELPELPRVRRNRLREEWGVSEFDMQSILNAGAIEPIVATIDAGAPSDQARKWWMGELARNANETGRELAALPITPEQVARVAALVAAGDLNDKLARQVIDGVLAGEGGPDEVVEKRGLKVVSDDGALGAAVDEAIASNAAIADKIRSGKVAAAGALVGAVMKATRGQADAARVRELILEKLGAEG